Proteins encoded together in one bacterium window:
- a CDS encoding PQQ-like beta-propeller repeat protein: MNISGRLSCVVICFIIIVGFFPRNAVYAYKENNDYIPGAFPKKPIEKNFTIPLDPQELIVIYPAAAKPHVQEMQALLASKCGSTIPFRCADEPLENELGLKHLIIIGNISDNRYALDLYKRRFAFADAYFPGAGGVIVHPAASIWNTGRSVMVIGVSRDEDIMPGFEQFVNLIEQGASTLGIMHYLKSDLELPKPPDSVDSTLDNVRQNLRTTMAPYWSIANWGLLYFLSGDKKWAEHFRDGFYLCHERAEKTGQWVPEGWTNLYFNLWKMVYAWELIDDDPFFTPADRKIIEEVLWGYMTFVRWLPNLDVQNAPLDEGRQNHTTFLALSLYYSHRYFTEKYDIAGLDSMVEKYRRAFDRGQEHSFRPNDDAGNYFYLSPLHLLTYDMSRGDDSFCSSNRLRSLIDLVTATIDNRRDPVSLGDVGGYSHRAKGSARGMELKFYGMGAWFYGDGQYQWLYNWGSKERVISLDTMKSGDKKGENPIQMHFGADRVFSVEDMYSGIYAVDIPEEEPSRFVGVFPVLLDEGALRWSSLRTQNIAHLSVKAGRYSDKISYRWNFDPQDEYMLLDGISTFSHGHLDGNTISRLTWKDRIWLFDLDYIKSTPKYHNGVTVTRNGIQEDPPPLTVLDCAGDFEKFGITRTTSRDYNGADWERTIIWRKGKYFLFLDRIKALRDGDFRLDARWRTRGDVDLAGNLLTVHQGDKTFFIKSADEAERRLEYEADGSRSRWNYPYGNGKTTISHARRDITMTPGDSWIFANLMYAVDDYEELPRNLYKVGEGMYIVDDSESPDLIGLNADALADEGVYTDCSLFVQDSRYIWLLDTTFLGFRNSYIEAPGKVHFEINYRRRTGKLIVPEESTGTFKIRNLEFREIGPLEDEKKDTVRLGSGTYTFNFDFTFKGDFWKNRVPFMSVTSAAERINPESGLKKFEDFGIERIKEYASDDSVTVVCSAGLSGYIAGDTKGRVTRYDKNGGHVLFTVPSSRPVTCMAAADVNHDGSIEIIAGDDSENLYCFGENGSQLWTHKLTMYYGTDANAVDIVVGDIDGTGSSTILVSTAGWKLYAFKPDGSVRWECFTYYHPETRIGILRHRDGKIFIAVGTEYHTPLNMVSPKDGKVIWYTWEEMGSEFLSVTDYCGFHLTDMVFADTNGDGNEEVVFGTKYNRIYALEPATGKTQWNANTGGEVTVMKTLTTSHDGMTAILVGTDAGDIILYNLKGERIRAVSLGRGITDIKVFPATQHRRTDIAAGTEDGRIVVLDEDFRVRAGLSLENAAVKQILAGEYASEQYEFSVVTDRSIQVMSYHPYYLKKSRHY; encoded by the coding sequence ATGAATATTTCCGGACGCTTGTCATGTGTTGTAATATGTTTCATTATTATCGTGGGATTTTTCCCCCGGAATGCCGTATATGCATATAAGGAGAACAATGATTATATTCCCGGAGCCTTTCCGAAAAAACCTATTGAAAAAAATTTCACGATTCCGCTCGATCCACAGGAATTGATAGTTATCTACCCTGCTGCGGCAAAACCTCATGTTCAGGAAATGCAGGCTCTTCTGGCATCGAAATGCGGGAGCACAATCCCCTTCCGGTGCGCCGATGAACCGCTCGAAAACGAGCTCGGCCTCAAACACCTCATTATCATCGGGAATATTTCCGATAATCGCTATGCGCTCGATCTCTACAAACGCCGGTTCGCCTTTGCAGATGCGTATTTCCCTGGCGCCGGCGGAGTGATCGTTCATCCCGCCGCATCGATCTGGAATACCGGTCGGTCGGTCATGGTCATCGGAGTAAGCCGTGACGAGGACATCATGCCCGGTTTCGAGCAATTCGTAAACCTCATCGAACAGGGCGCATCGACCCTCGGAATAATGCACTATCTCAAGTCCGATCTTGAATTACCGAAACCTCCGGACAGTGTGGATTCAACTCTCGACAACGTGCGGCAGAACCTTCGAACCACCATGGCGCCCTATTGGAGCATAGCGAACTGGGGACTTTTGTACTTTCTCAGCGGTGATAAAAAATGGGCGGAGCATTTCCGCGATGGATTCTATCTGTGCCACGAACGCGCGGAAAAAACAGGGCAGTGGGTTCCAGAGGGATGGACGAATCTCTACTTCAACCTCTGGAAGATGGTGTATGCGTGGGAGCTGATCGATGACGATCCCTTTTTCACCCCCGCAGACCGGAAGATCATCGAAGAGGTTCTCTGGGGGTATATGACATTCGTCCGGTGGCTGCCCAACCTCGATGTACAGAATGCGCCCCTCGACGAGGGCAGGCAGAACCATACCACTTTTCTCGCTCTGAGCCTCTATTACTCTCACCGGTATTTTACGGAGAAATATGATATCGCCGGTCTCGATTCGATGGTCGAGAAATACCGGCGTGCCTTCGACAGGGGGCAGGAGCACTCGTTCCGTCCCAATGACGACGCAGGAAATTATTTTTATCTCTCGCCGCTCCACCTGCTTACGTACGATATGTCGCGCGGCGATGATTCTTTCTGTTCGAGTAACCGCCTTCGTTCGCTCATAGATCTCGTGACCGCAACAATCGACAACCGCCGTGATCCGGTGAGCCTGGGGGATGTGGGCGGATATTCCCACCGGGCTAAAGGTTCCGCGCGGGGCATGGAGCTCAAGTTTTACGGCATGGGTGCCTGGTTTTACGGTGATGGCCAGTATCAGTGGCTCTACAACTGGGGGTCGAAGGAACGGGTCATCAGCCTCGACACCATGAAAAGCGGCGACAAAAAAGGGGAAAACCCTATACAGATGCATTTCGGCGCCGACCGTGTTTTCTCCGTAGAGGACATGTACAGCGGAATATACGCTGTCGATATCCCTGAAGAAGAGCCGTCCCGGTTTGTCGGTGTGTTCCCCGTATTGCTCGATGAGGGAGCGCTCAGGTGGAGCTCCCTGCGGACTCAGAACATTGCGCACCTGTCTGTTAAAGCCGGACGTTATTCTGACAAGATATCGTACCGGTGGAATTTCGATCCTCAGGATGAATATATGCTGCTCGATGGTATTTCCACCTTTTCGCATGGTCACCTTGACGGTAACACCATTTCCCGTCTTACCTGGAAAGACCGCATCTGGCTGTTTGACCTCGATTATATCAAGTCCACTCCGAAGTACCATAACGGTGTCACCGTAACCCGTAACGGTATTCAGGAAGACCCGCCGCCTCTGACAGTACTGGACTGCGCCGGTGATTTTGAAAAATTCGGTATTACACGCACGACTTCGCGGGATTATAACGGTGCAGACTGGGAGCGCACGATTATCTGGAGGAAGGGGAAGTATTTCCTGTTTCTCGACAGAATCAAAGCCCTCCGGGACGGCGATTTCCGGCTCGATGCCCGCTGGCGGACACGCGGTGATGTGGACCTCGCCGGAAACCTCCTCACCGTCCATCAGGGCGACAAGACCTTTTTCATAAAGAGCGCCGATGAAGCCGAACGCCGCCTGGAATATGAGGCCGATGGTTCCCGGAGCCGCTGGAACTACCCGTACGGTAACGGAAAGACCACAATCAGCCATGCCCGCAGAGACATCACCATGACACCCGGTGATTCCTGGATATTTGCCAACCTCATGTACGCCGTTGACGATTATGAGGAACTACCCCGGAATCTTTACAAGGTCGGGGAGGGGATGTATATCGTTGACGATTCCGAAAGCCCGGATCTTATCGGATTGAATGCCGATGCCCTTGCCGACGAGGGTGTCTATACCGATTGCAGCCTTTTTGTTCAGGATTCGCGGTACATCTGGCTGCTCGATACGACATTTCTCGGTTTCAGAAATTCATATATCGAAGCCCCCGGGAAGGTGCATTTCGAGATAAATTACCGGAGACGGACCGGGAAGCTCATCGTACCGGAGGAAAGTACGGGGACGTTTAAAATCCGTAACCTCGAATTCAGGGAAATCGGACCGCTGGAAGATGAAAAGAAAGATACAGTGCGTCTCGGGTCCGGCACGTATACCTTCAACTTCGATTTTACCTTTAAGGGTGATTTCTGGAAAAACCGCGTGCCGTTCATGTCGGTGACTTCGGCCGCAGAAAGAATCAATCCCGAATCCGGTCTTAAAAAGTTCGAAGATTTCGGAATCGAACGTATAAAAGAGTATGCGAGCGATGATTCTGTCACCGTTGTGTGCAGTGCGGGATTATCGGGTTATATAGCCGGTGACACGAAGGGCAGGGTAACCAGATATGATAAAAATGGTGGCCATGTTCTGTTTACTGTTCCTTCCAGTCGCCCAGTCACGTGCATGGCTGCCGCCGATGTGAACCATGATGGCTCCATCGAGATTATCGCGGGTGATGACAGCGAGAATCTCTATTGTTTCGGTGAGAATGGTTCACAGCTCTGGACTCATAAGCTGACCATGTATTACGGTACCGATGCGAATGCGGTCGATATAGTGGTCGGCGACATCGATGGTACGGGATCGTCCACCATCCTCGTTTCAACAGCCGGATGGAAACTGTATGCTTTCAAGCCTGATGGCTCTGTCCGGTGGGAATGTTTTACCTATTATCACCCCGAGACCCGTATCGGAATTCTCCGGCATCGCGACGGTAAGATATTTATTGCGGTCGGTACGGAGTATCATACACCGCTCAATATGGTTTCACCGAAGGATGGCAAAGTGATATGGTACACATGGGAAGAGATGGGAAGCGAATTCCTGTCGGTGACCGACTACTGCGGTTTTCACCTGACCGACATGGTGTTTGCCGATACGAACGGTGATGGGAATGAGGAAGTGGTTTTCGGCACAAAATATAACCGGATTTATGCTCTCGAGCCCGCAACCGGAAAAACACAGTGGAATGCCAACACCGGAGGAGAAGTGACTGTGATGAAAACGCTCACAACCTCCCATGACGGCATGACCGCCATACTTGTGGGCACCGATGCCGGAGATATTATCCTCTATAACCTGAAGGGCGAGCGGATACGGGCAGTCAGCCTTGGCCGGGGTATTACTGATATAAAGGTGTTTCCGGCAACTCAGCACAGGCGAACCGATATCGCTGCGGGTACCGAAGACGGCAGGATTGTCGTTCTCGACGAGGATTTCCGGGTACGCGCCGGGCTGTCGCTCGAAAATGCCGCTGTCAAACAGATACTGGCCGGTGAATATGCCAGCGAGCAGTATGAATTTTCAGTGGTTACCGACCGCTCCATTCAGGTTATGAGCTATCACCCGTACTACCTGAAAAAATCGCGCCACTACTGA